A single region of the Drosophila ananassae strain 14024-0371.13 chromosome 4 unlocalized genomic scaffold, ASM1763931v2 tig00000073, whole genome shotgun sequence genome encodes:
- the LOC123257900 gene encoding histone-lysine N-methyltransferase SETMAR-like, whose translation MEIVDRNRHVTIRTIAEKLQLSTETVHRHLKPKNLTIKLDSLVITYDNIKRKRSWSKHGESSQTVAKSGLTAQKVLLSVWWDIRRIIHYEVLPYGQTINSDLYCEQLERLKIALEQKRSAMVNRKGVVFHHDNARPHMYIFGTQNLRELLLDRCRRQHYQTTSIFYIYYFI comes from the exons ATGGAAATAGTGGATCGAAATCGTCATGTGACTATTAGAACCATCGCAGAGAAGCTGCAACTAAGCACGGAAACCGTCCATAGGCATTTAAAGCcgaaaaatttaacaataaaaCTCGAT TCACTGGTGATCACATATGACAACATAAAGCGTAAAAGATCCTGGTCGAAGCACGGCGAGTCGTCTCAAACGGTGGCAAAGTCAGGACTGACGGCTCAGAAGGTGTTGCTGAGTGTATGGTGGGATATCAGAAGAATTATCCATTATGAAGTGTTGCCTTATGGCCAAACCATCAATTCTGACCTCTACTGTGAACAACTGGAGCGATTGAAGATTGCACTTGAACAGAAACGGTCAGCCATGGTGAATCGTAAGGGCGTTGTGTTCCATCATGACAACGCCAGGCCCCATATGTACATCTTTGGTACGCAAAATCTACGCGAGCTTTTGTTGGACCGTTGTCGAAGACAACATTACCAAACAACCTCTATATTCTATATCTACTACTTTATATGA